Proteins from a single region of Strix aluco isolate bStrAlu1 chromosome W, bStrAlu1.hap1, whole genome shotgun sequence:
- the LOC141917725 gene encoding uncharacterized protein LOC141917725, producing MDNQAFEMHGESIQSSSKGKEWPKKEERKGSWPLMKVFLVCLLACVITTAIGVLALSLVYVKNPAFVKETGVTDDGTSSPKPAEKSVDVKFQFLNHLGKSKVHNYPGGEIQWARFRKDVNEYQSDEEMEFGKSINNHRSKMTFGTLRIKSKGLRAPHWHFNANEHGYLLQGTAWIGVIGADDSVVTTYNVTAGQVIFFPRNTVHWIKNVGSEDCVFLLFFTTHEELQTLDVDDAFFSTPEDIAARALKPQGGVNFIRTFKKQAEDQAVNLPPNLDELVQNATYVQSPDNLVWQYFYNLKGSAEYPFPGGVFQWARYRINGTGLNETEKIFSESLNKHENTLTLATLRITSNGLGQPHFHFNANEMGYVISGCGQAGVILSGGTANFNIGIGDVIFFPVGTQHFLKSVCDEDLLLVLAYSTGNQLETLRMNDYFHGTADHILAQLFFKKQSEFKKFPKPAKKSGK from the exons gaaagaaagggcAGCTGGCCCCTAATGAAAGTCTTTCTAGTTTGTCTGTTGGCCTGTGTTATCACCACGGCAATAGGAGTGCTGGCCCTGTCTTTGGTCTACGTAAAGAACCCTGCCTTTGTAAAAGAGACGGGTGTGACAGACGATGGCACATCTTccccaaaaccagctgaaaaaagTGTGGATGTCAAATTCCAGTTCCTGAATCATCTGGGGAAATCAAAG GTACATAACTACCCAGGTGGTGAAATTCAGTGGGCAAGATTCAGGAAGGATGTAAACGAATATCAAAGCGATGAAGAAATGGAATTTGGAAAAAGTATCAATAACCATCGCTCCAAAATGACTTTTGGAACCTTACGGATCAAAAGCAAAGGGCTTCGGGCTCCCCACTGGCATTTTAATGCCAATGAACACGGCTACCTCCTACAG GGTACAGCCTGGATTGGAGTAATTGGTGCAGATGACAGCGTGGTTACCACGTACAACGTCACGGCTGGTCAAGTGATCTTCTTCCCTAGAAACACTGTGCATTGGATAAAGAATGTAGGATCAGAGGACTGCGTGTTCTTGCTGTTTTTTACAACGCATGAAGAGCTTCAGACCTTGGACGTAGACGACGCATTTTTCTCCACCCCAGAGGATATAGCAGCTAGAGCATTAAAG CCACAAGGTGGAGTTAACTTCATCAGAACGTTCAAGAAACAAGCAGAAGATCAAGCTGTTAACCTCCCACCAAACTTAGATGAGCTTGTGCAAAATGCCACCTACGTGCAGTCCCCAGACAACCTTGTGTGGCAGTACTTCTACAATCTCAAAG GGTCAGCAGAATATCCTTTTCCAGGAGGAGTCTTCCAGTGGGCTCGTTACCGCATAAATGGCACCGGACTAAACGAAACAGAGAAAATTTTTAGTGAGTCTCTGAACAAG caTGAAAATACCCTTACCTTAGCAACTCTCAGGATAACCAGCAACGGACTGGGGCAGCCTCATTTCCACTTCAATGCTAATGAGATGGGTTATGTCATTAGCGGCTGTGGACAG GCTGGAGTTATTCTCTCTGGAGGCACGGCCAACTTCAACATTGGCATTGGCGATGTCATATTTTTCCCCGTTGGAACCCAACATTTTCTCAAGAGCGTGTGTGATGAAGATCTGCTTTTGGTTCTAGCCTACAGTACAGGAAACCAG CTGGAAACTCTTCGTATGAACGACTACTTCCATGGAACAGCAGATCATATCCTGGCTCAGCTTTTTTTCAAGAAACAGTCTGAGTTTAAGAAGTTCCCAAAGCCTGCTAAAAAATCAGGCAAATAA